A DNA window from Ovis aries strain OAR_USU_Benz2616 breed Rambouillet chromosome 7, ARS-UI_Ramb_v3.0, whole genome shotgun sequence contains the following coding sequences:
- the PLCB2 gene encoding 1-phosphatidylinositol 4,5-bisphosphate phosphodiesterase beta-2 isoform X3 → MSLLNPVLLPPTVKAYLSQGERFIKWDDETTIASPVILRVDPKGYYLYWTYQSKEMELLDITSIRDTRFGKFAKMPKSQKLREVFNMNTPDNFLLKTLTVVSGPDMVDLTFHNFVSYKENVGKDWAEDVLALAKHPLTANASRSTFLDKILVKLKMQLNPEGKIPVKNFFQMFPADRKRVEAALSTCHLPKGKNDAINPEDFPESVYKSFLMSLCPRPEIDEIFTSYHSKAKPYMTKEHLAKFINQKQRDSRLNSLLFPPARPDQVQGLIDKYEPSGINVQRGQLSPEGMVWFLCGPENSVLAQDKLLLHHDMTQPLNHYFINSSHNTYLTAGQFSGLSSAEMYRQVLLAGCRCVELDCWKGKPPDEEPIITHGFTMTTDIYFKEAIEAIAESAFKTSPYPVILSFENHVDSPRQQAKMAEYCRTMFGDMLLTEPLEKFPLKPGIPLPSPEDLRGKILIKNKKNQFSGPASPSTEPDGEAEGSSPPNGPVGEDTVWAGEEGAELEEEEVEEEEEESGNLDEEEIKKMQSDEGTAGLEVTAYKEMSSLVNYIQPTKFISFEFSAQKNRSYVISSFTELKAYDLLSKSSVQFVDYNKRQMSRIYPKGTRMDSSNYMPQMFWNAGCQMVALNFQTMDLPMQQNMALFEFNGQSGYLLKHEFMRRSDKQFNPFSVDRIDVVVATTLSITVISGQFLSERSVRTYVEVELFGLPGDPKRRYRTKLSPSTNSINPVWKEEPFVFEKILMPELASLRVAVMEEGNKFLGHRIIPISALNSGYHHLCLHNESNMPLTMPALFVFLEMKDYVPDTWADLTVALANPIKFFSAHDKKAVKLKEAMGGQPEGPFPLGNHPASQVNGASAPTSNGSAEPQTASLEELRELKGVVKLQRRQEKELRELGRRGVRRWEELLQRGAAQLAGLGPPGAGVSGGCRGRKLGPGKGSRKKRTLPGEDTAGAASAEGPEGEDVRLREMRDRLELELLQLGEEQCECVLKLKEQHAAQQMTKMMELAREKQAAERKTLKETLETDTKEMKKKLEAKRLERIQAMMKVTTDKMAQERLKREINNSHIQEVVQVINQMKENLERHQEKLEEKQAACLEQIQEMEKQFQQEAMAEYEVKMKGLEMEVKESVRTCLRACFSSEEEDKPERPCVVSRELCEQDTLTEQAETQESHL, encoded by the exons ATGTCTCTTCTCAACCCTGTCCTGCTGCCCCCCACAGTGAAGGCCTATCTGAGCCAAGGGGAGCGCTTCATCAAATGGGATGAT GAAACGACGATAGCCTCTCCGGTTATCCTCCGTGTGGATCCCAAGGGCTACTACTTGTACTGGACATATCAGAGTAAG GAGATGGAGCTTCTGGATATCACCAGCATCCGGGACACCCGCTTTGGGAAGTTTGCCAAGATGCCCAAG AGTCAGAAGCTCCGGGAAGTCTTCAACATGAACACCCCTGACAACTTCCTGCTGAAGACGCTCACAGTGGTATCCGGCCCTGACATGGTGGACCTCACCTTCCATAACTTCGTCTCCTACAAGGAGAACGTGGGCAAG GACTGGGCTGAAGACGTACTGGCTCTGGCCAAGCACCCGCTGACGGCCAATGCCTCCCGCAGCACCTTCCTGGACAAGAT CCTTGTGAAGCTCAAGATGCAGCTTAACCCTGAGGGGAAGATTCCCGTGAAGAA TTTTTTCCAGATGTTCCCTGCTGACCGCAAGCGGGTGGAAGCTGCCCTCAGCACCTGCCACCTCCCCAAAGGCAAG AACGATGCCATCAATCCCGAGGACTTCCCAGAGTCCGTGTACAAGAGCTTCCTCATGAGCCTCTGTCCTCGTCCAGAAATAGATGAGATCTTCACTTCCTA CCACTCCAAGGCCAAACCGTATATGACTAAGGAGCACCTGGCCAAATTCATCAACCAGAAACAGCGTGACTCCAGGCTCAATTCCCTGCTGTTTCCGCCAGCGCGGCCTGACCAGGTGCAGGGCCTCATCGACAAGTATGAGCCCAGCGGCATCAATGTGCAGCGGG GCCAGCTGTCCCCCGAGGGCATGGTGTGGTTTCTCTGCGGGCCAGAGAACAGTGTGCTGGCCCAGGACAAGCTGCTGCTGCACCACGACATGACCCAGCCACTCAACCATTACTTCATCAACTCCTCCCACAACACCTACCTGACAG CTGGCCAGTTCTCAGGCCTCTCCTCTGCTGAGATGTACCGCCAAGTGCTGCTGGCAGGCTGCCGCTGCGTGGAGCTGGACTGCTGGAAGGGGAAGCCCCCCGATGAGGAGCCCATCATCACCCACGGTTTCACCATGaccacagacatttatttcaaG gaagcaaTCGAAGCCATTGCAGAAAGTGCCTTTAAGACCTCCCCTTATCCGGTCATCCTGTCATTTGAAAACCACGTGGACTC ACCCCGCCAACAGGCTAAGATGGCCGAGTACTGCCGGACGATGTTTGGGGATATGCTGCTCACAGAACCCCTGGAGAAGTTCCCG CTGAAACCTGGCatccccctgcccagccctgagGATCTCCGAGGCAAGATCCTAATAAAGAACAAGAAGAACCAGTTTTCTGGCCCTGCATCCCCCAGCACGGAGCCGGATGGGGAGGCTGAGGGTAGCAGCCCACCCAATGGCCCTGTGGGTGAGGATACAG TGTGGGCTGGTGAGGAAGGGGCTGAGttggaagaggaggaggtagaagaggaagaggaggagtcCGGGAACCTGGatgaagaagagataaagaagatgcaATCAGATGAG GGCACAGCAGGCCTGGAGGTGACGGCCTACAAGGAGATGTCCAGCCTAGTCAATTACATCCAGCCCACCAAGTTCATCTCCTTCGAGTTCTCTGCCC AGAAGAACCGAAGTTATGTTATCTCCTCCTTCACGGAGCTCAAGGCTTACGACCTGCTCTCCAAGTCCTCCGTGCAGTTTGTGGA CTACAACAAGCGCCAAATGAGCCGCATCTACCCCAAGGGTACCCGCATGGACTCCTCCAACTACATGCCCCAGATGTTCTGGAATGCCGGTTGTCAGATGGTTGCCCTCAACTTCCAGACGATGG ACCTGCCCATGCAGCAGAACATGGCGCTTTTCGAGTTCAACGGGCAGAGTGGCTACCTCCTCAAGCATGAGTTCATGCGTCGGTCGGACAAGCAGTTCAATCCCTTCTCAGTGGACCGCATCGACGTGGTGGTAGCCACCACCCTTTCCATTACG GTGATCTCTGGGCAGTTCCTGTCAGAACGCAGCGTGCGCACCTATGTGGAAGTGGAGCTGTTTGGCCTTCCGGGGGATCCCAAGAGGCGCTATCGCACCAAGCTGTCACCCAGTACCAACTCCATCAATCCGGTCTGGAAGGAGGAGCCCTTTGTCTTTGAGAAG ATCTTGATGCCTGAGCTGGCTTCCCTCAGAGTCGCTGTGATGGAGGAAGGCAACAAGTTTCTTGGACACCGCATCATCCCCATCAGTGCCCTGAATTCTG GATACCACCATCTTTGTCTGCACAACGAGAGCAACATGCCGCTCACCATGCCTGCGCTCTTTGTCTTCCTGGAGATGAAGGACTATGTGCCTGACACCTGGGCAG ATCTCACGGTGGCCCTCGCCAATCCTATCAAGTTCTTCAGTGCCCATGATAAGAAGGCTGTGAAGCTCAAGGAAGCCATGGGAGGCCAGCCCGAG GGTCccttccctcttgggaatcacccTGCCAGCCAGGTCAACGGGGCATCGGCTCCAACAAGCAACGGGTCAGCAG AACCGCAGACCGCCAGCCTGGAGGAGCTGCGGGAGCTGAAGGGCGTCGTGAAGCTGCAGCGACGCCAGGAGAAGGAGCTGCGGGAACTGGGGCGGCGCGGCGTGCGGCGCTGGGAGGAGCTGCTGCAGAGGGGCGCGGCGCAGCTGGCCGGGCTCGGGCCGCCGGGCGCGGGGGTCAGCGGCGGGTGCAGGGGCCGCAAGCTCGGCCCGGGCAAGGGATCCCGCAAAAAGAG GACCTTGCCAGGCGAGGACACCGCCGGGGCGGCGTCGGCCGAAGGCCCAGAGGGCGAGGACGTGCGCCTTCGAGAGATGAGGGACAGGCTGGAGCTGGAGCTACTGCAGCTGGGCGAGGAGCAATGCGAGTGTGTCCTGAAGCTCAAGGAGCAGCACGCGGCCCAG caAATGACCAAGATGATGGAGCTGGCCAGGGAGAAACAGGCTGCAGAGCGGAAGACCCTCAAGGAGACCTTGGAGAC TGACACCAAAGAGATGAAGAAGAAGCTGGAGGCCAAGAGGCTGGAGCGGATCCAGGCCATGATGAAGGTCACCACAGACAAGATGGCTCAGGAGAG GTTGAAGAGAGAGATTAACAACTCCCACATCCAGGAGGTGGTGCAGGTGATCAACCAG ATGAAGGAGAACCTGGAGAGGCACCAGGAGAAGTTGGAGGAGAAGCAAGCAGCCTG
- the PLCB2 gene encoding 1-phosphatidylinositol 4,5-bisphosphate phosphodiesterase beta-2 isoform X4: protein MELLDITSIRDTRFGKFAKMPKSQKLREVFNMNTPDNFLLKTLTVVSGPDMVDLTFHNFVSYKENVGKDWAEDVLALAKHPLTANASRSTFLDKILVKLKMQLNPEGKIPVKNFFQMFPADRKRVEAALSTCHLPKGKNDAINPEDFPESVYKSFLMSLCPRPEIDEIFTSYHSKAKPYMTKEHLAKFINQKQRDSRLNSLLFPPARPDQVQGLIDKYEPSGINVQRGQLSPEGMVWFLCGPENSVLAQDKLLLHHDMTQPLNHYFINSSHNTYLTAGQFSGLSSAEMYRQVLLAGCRCVELDCWKGKPPDEEPIITHGFTMTTDIYFKEAIEAIAESAFKTSPYPVILSFENHVDSPRQQAKMAEYCRTMFGDMLLTEPLEKFPLKPGIPLPSPEDLRGKILIKNKKNQFSGPASPSTEPDGEAEGSSPPNGPVGEDTVWAGEEGAELEEEEVEEEEEESGNLDEEEIKKMQSDEGTAGLEVTAYKEMSSLVNYIQPTKFISFEFSAQKNRSYVISSFTELKAYDLLSKSSVQFVDYNKRQMSRIYPKGTRMDSSNYMPQMFWNAGCQMVALNFQTMDLPMQQNMALFEFNGQSGYLLKHEFMRRSDKQFNPFSVDRIDVVVATTLSITVISGQFLSERSVRTYVEVELFGLPGDPKRRYRTKLSPSTNSINPVWKEEPFVFEKILMPELASLRVAVMEEGNKFLGHRIIPISALNSGYHHLCLHNESNMPLTMPALFVFLEMKDYVPDTWADLTVALANPIKFFSAHDKKAVKLKEAMGGQPEGPFPLGNHPASQVNGASAPTSNGSAAAGAKAREEATKEVAEPQTASLEELRELKGVVKLQRRQEKELRELGRRGVRRWEELLQRGAAQLAGLGPPGAGVSGGCRGRKLGPGKGSRKKRTLPGEDTAGAASAEGPEGEDVRLREMRDRLELELLQLGEEQCECVLKLKEQHAAQQMTKMMELAREKQAAERKTLKETLETDTKEMKKKLEAKRLERIQAMMKVTTDKMAQERLKREINNSHIQEVVQVINQMKENLERHQEKLEEKQAACLEQIQEMEKQFQQEAMAEYEVKMKGLEMEVKESVRTCLRACFSSEEEDKPERPCVVSRELCEQDTLTEQAETQESHL, encoded by the exons ATGGAGCTTCTGGATATCACCAGCATCCGGGACACCCGCTTTGGGAAGTTTGCCAAGATGCCCAAG AGTCAGAAGCTCCGGGAAGTCTTCAACATGAACACCCCTGACAACTTCCTGCTGAAGACGCTCACAGTGGTATCCGGCCCTGACATGGTGGACCTCACCTTCCATAACTTCGTCTCCTACAAGGAGAACGTGGGCAAG GACTGGGCTGAAGACGTACTGGCTCTGGCCAAGCACCCGCTGACGGCCAATGCCTCCCGCAGCACCTTCCTGGACAAGAT CCTTGTGAAGCTCAAGATGCAGCTTAACCCTGAGGGGAAGATTCCCGTGAAGAA TTTTTTCCAGATGTTCCCTGCTGACCGCAAGCGGGTGGAAGCTGCCCTCAGCACCTGCCACCTCCCCAAAGGCAAG AACGATGCCATCAATCCCGAGGACTTCCCAGAGTCCGTGTACAAGAGCTTCCTCATGAGCCTCTGTCCTCGTCCAGAAATAGATGAGATCTTCACTTCCTA CCACTCCAAGGCCAAACCGTATATGACTAAGGAGCACCTGGCCAAATTCATCAACCAGAAACAGCGTGACTCCAGGCTCAATTCCCTGCTGTTTCCGCCAGCGCGGCCTGACCAGGTGCAGGGCCTCATCGACAAGTATGAGCCCAGCGGCATCAATGTGCAGCGGG GCCAGCTGTCCCCCGAGGGCATGGTGTGGTTTCTCTGCGGGCCAGAGAACAGTGTGCTGGCCCAGGACAAGCTGCTGCTGCACCACGACATGACCCAGCCACTCAACCATTACTTCATCAACTCCTCCCACAACACCTACCTGACAG CTGGCCAGTTCTCAGGCCTCTCCTCTGCTGAGATGTACCGCCAAGTGCTGCTGGCAGGCTGCCGCTGCGTGGAGCTGGACTGCTGGAAGGGGAAGCCCCCCGATGAGGAGCCCATCATCACCCACGGTTTCACCATGaccacagacatttatttcaaG gaagcaaTCGAAGCCATTGCAGAAAGTGCCTTTAAGACCTCCCCTTATCCGGTCATCCTGTCATTTGAAAACCACGTGGACTC ACCCCGCCAACAGGCTAAGATGGCCGAGTACTGCCGGACGATGTTTGGGGATATGCTGCTCACAGAACCCCTGGAGAAGTTCCCG CTGAAACCTGGCatccccctgcccagccctgagGATCTCCGAGGCAAGATCCTAATAAAGAACAAGAAGAACCAGTTTTCTGGCCCTGCATCCCCCAGCACGGAGCCGGATGGGGAGGCTGAGGGTAGCAGCCCACCCAATGGCCCTGTGGGTGAGGATACAG TGTGGGCTGGTGAGGAAGGGGCTGAGttggaagaggaggaggtagaagaggaagaggaggagtcCGGGAACCTGGatgaagaagagataaagaagatgcaATCAGATGAG GGCACAGCAGGCCTGGAGGTGACGGCCTACAAGGAGATGTCCAGCCTAGTCAATTACATCCAGCCCACCAAGTTCATCTCCTTCGAGTTCTCTGCCC AGAAGAACCGAAGTTATGTTATCTCCTCCTTCACGGAGCTCAAGGCTTACGACCTGCTCTCCAAGTCCTCCGTGCAGTTTGTGGA CTACAACAAGCGCCAAATGAGCCGCATCTACCCCAAGGGTACCCGCATGGACTCCTCCAACTACATGCCCCAGATGTTCTGGAATGCCGGTTGTCAGATGGTTGCCCTCAACTTCCAGACGATGG ACCTGCCCATGCAGCAGAACATGGCGCTTTTCGAGTTCAACGGGCAGAGTGGCTACCTCCTCAAGCATGAGTTCATGCGTCGGTCGGACAAGCAGTTCAATCCCTTCTCAGTGGACCGCATCGACGTGGTGGTAGCCACCACCCTTTCCATTACG GTGATCTCTGGGCAGTTCCTGTCAGAACGCAGCGTGCGCACCTATGTGGAAGTGGAGCTGTTTGGCCTTCCGGGGGATCCCAAGAGGCGCTATCGCACCAAGCTGTCACCCAGTACCAACTCCATCAATCCGGTCTGGAAGGAGGAGCCCTTTGTCTTTGAGAAG ATCTTGATGCCTGAGCTGGCTTCCCTCAGAGTCGCTGTGATGGAGGAAGGCAACAAGTTTCTTGGACACCGCATCATCCCCATCAGTGCCCTGAATTCTG GATACCACCATCTTTGTCTGCACAACGAGAGCAACATGCCGCTCACCATGCCTGCGCTCTTTGTCTTCCTGGAGATGAAGGACTATGTGCCTGACACCTGGGCAG ATCTCACGGTGGCCCTCGCCAATCCTATCAAGTTCTTCAGTGCCCATGATAAGAAGGCTGTGAAGCTCAAGGAAGCCATGGGAGGCCAGCCCGAG GGTCccttccctcttgggaatcacccTGCCAGCCAGGTCAACGGGGCATCGGCTCCAACAAGCAACGGGTCAGCAG CAGCCGGGGCCAAGGCCAGGGAGGAGGCCACGAAAGAAGTTGCGG AACCGCAGACCGCCAGCCTGGAGGAGCTGCGGGAGCTGAAGGGCGTCGTGAAGCTGCAGCGACGCCAGGAGAAGGAGCTGCGGGAACTGGGGCGGCGCGGCGTGCGGCGCTGGGAGGAGCTGCTGCAGAGGGGCGCGGCGCAGCTGGCCGGGCTCGGGCCGCCGGGCGCGGGGGTCAGCGGCGGGTGCAGGGGCCGCAAGCTCGGCCCGGGCAAGGGATCCCGCAAAAAGAG GACCTTGCCAGGCGAGGACACCGCCGGGGCGGCGTCGGCCGAAGGCCCAGAGGGCGAGGACGTGCGCCTTCGAGAGATGAGGGACAGGCTGGAGCTGGAGCTACTGCAGCTGGGCGAGGAGCAATGCGAGTGTGTCCTGAAGCTCAAGGAGCAGCACGCGGCCCAG caAATGACCAAGATGATGGAGCTGGCCAGGGAGAAACAGGCTGCAGAGCGGAAGACCCTCAAGGAGACCTTGGAGAC TGACACCAAAGAGATGAAGAAGAAGCTGGAGGCCAAGAGGCTGGAGCGGATCCAGGCCATGATGAAGGTCACCACAGACAAGATGGCTCAGGAGAG GTTGAAGAGAGAGATTAACAACTCCCACATCCAGGAGGTGGTGCAGGTGATCAACCAG ATGAAGGAGAACCTGGAGAGGCACCAGGAGAAGTTGGAGGAGAAGCAAGCAGCCTG
- the PLCB2 gene encoding 1-phosphatidylinositol 4,5-bisphosphate phosphodiesterase beta-2 isoform X2, whose protein sequence is MSLLNPVLLPPTVKAYLSQGERFIKWDDETTIASPVILRVDPKGYYLYWTYQSKEMELLDITSIRDTRFGKFAKMPKSQKLREVFNMNTPDNFLLKTLTVVSGPDMVDLTFHNFVSYKENVGKDWAEDVLALAKHPLTANASRSTFLDKILVKLKMQLNPEGKIPVKNFFQMFPADRKRVEAALSTCHLPKGKNDAINPEDFPESVYKSFLMSLCPRPEIDEIFTSYHSKAKPYMTKEHLAKFINQKQRDSRLNSLLFPPARPDQVQGLIDKYEPSGINVQRGQLSPEGMVWFLCGPENSVLAQDKLLLHHDMTQPLNHYFINSSHNTYLTAGQFSGLSSAEMYRQVLLAGCRCVELDCWKGKPPDEEPIITHGFTMTTDIYFKEAIEAIAESAFKTSPYPVILSFENHVDSPRQQAKMAEYCRTMFGDMLLTEPLEKFPLKPGIPLPSPEDLRGKILIKNKKNQFSGPASPSTEPDGEAEGSSPPNGPVGEDTVWAGEEGAELEEEEVEEEEEESGNLDEEEIKKMQSDEGTAGLEVTAYKEMSSLVNYIQPTKFISFEFSAQKNRSYVISSFTELKAYDLLSKSSVQFVDYNKRQMSRIYPKGTRMDSSNYMPQMFWNAGCQMVALNFQTMDLPMQQNMALFEFNGQSGYLLKHEFMRRSDKQFNPFSVDRIDVVVATTLSITVISGQFLSERSVRTYVEVELFGLPGDPKRRYRTKLSPSTNSINPVWKEEPFVFEKILMPELASLRVAVMEEGNKFLGHRIIPISALNSGYHHLCLHNESNMPLTMPALFVFLEMKDYVPDTWADLTVALANPIKFFSAHDKKAVKLKEAMGGQPEGPFPLGNHPASQVNGASAPTSNGSAAGAKAREEATKEVAEPQTASLEELRELKGVVKLQRRQEKELRELGRRGVRRWEELLQRGAAQLAGLGPPGAGVSGGCRGRKLGPGKGSRKKRTLPGEDTAGAASAEGPEGEDVRLREMRDRLELELLQLGEEQCECVLKLKEQHAAQQMTKMMELAREKQAAERKTLKETLETDTKEMKKKLEAKRLERIQAMMKVTTDKMAQERLKREINNSHIQEVVQVINQMKENLERHQEKLEEKQAACLEQIQEMEKQFQQEAMAEYEVKMKGLEMEVKESVRTCLRACFSSEEEDKPERPCVVSRELCEQDTLTEQAETQESHL, encoded by the exons ATGTCTCTTCTCAACCCTGTCCTGCTGCCCCCCACAGTGAAGGCCTATCTGAGCCAAGGGGAGCGCTTCATCAAATGGGATGAT GAAACGACGATAGCCTCTCCGGTTATCCTCCGTGTGGATCCCAAGGGCTACTACTTGTACTGGACATATCAGAGTAAG GAGATGGAGCTTCTGGATATCACCAGCATCCGGGACACCCGCTTTGGGAAGTTTGCCAAGATGCCCAAG AGTCAGAAGCTCCGGGAAGTCTTCAACATGAACACCCCTGACAACTTCCTGCTGAAGACGCTCACAGTGGTATCCGGCCCTGACATGGTGGACCTCACCTTCCATAACTTCGTCTCCTACAAGGAGAACGTGGGCAAG GACTGGGCTGAAGACGTACTGGCTCTGGCCAAGCACCCGCTGACGGCCAATGCCTCCCGCAGCACCTTCCTGGACAAGAT CCTTGTGAAGCTCAAGATGCAGCTTAACCCTGAGGGGAAGATTCCCGTGAAGAA TTTTTTCCAGATGTTCCCTGCTGACCGCAAGCGGGTGGAAGCTGCCCTCAGCACCTGCCACCTCCCCAAAGGCAAG AACGATGCCATCAATCCCGAGGACTTCCCAGAGTCCGTGTACAAGAGCTTCCTCATGAGCCTCTGTCCTCGTCCAGAAATAGATGAGATCTTCACTTCCTA CCACTCCAAGGCCAAACCGTATATGACTAAGGAGCACCTGGCCAAATTCATCAACCAGAAACAGCGTGACTCCAGGCTCAATTCCCTGCTGTTTCCGCCAGCGCGGCCTGACCAGGTGCAGGGCCTCATCGACAAGTATGAGCCCAGCGGCATCAATGTGCAGCGGG GCCAGCTGTCCCCCGAGGGCATGGTGTGGTTTCTCTGCGGGCCAGAGAACAGTGTGCTGGCCCAGGACAAGCTGCTGCTGCACCACGACATGACCCAGCCACTCAACCATTACTTCATCAACTCCTCCCACAACACCTACCTGACAG CTGGCCAGTTCTCAGGCCTCTCCTCTGCTGAGATGTACCGCCAAGTGCTGCTGGCAGGCTGCCGCTGCGTGGAGCTGGACTGCTGGAAGGGGAAGCCCCCCGATGAGGAGCCCATCATCACCCACGGTTTCACCATGaccacagacatttatttcaaG gaagcaaTCGAAGCCATTGCAGAAAGTGCCTTTAAGACCTCCCCTTATCCGGTCATCCTGTCATTTGAAAACCACGTGGACTC ACCCCGCCAACAGGCTAAGATGGCCGAGTACTGCCGGACGATGTTTGGGGATATGCTGCTCACAGAACCCCTGGAGAAGTTCCCG CTGAAACCTGGCatccccctgcccagccctgagGATCTCCGAGGCAAGATCCTAATAAAGAACAAGAAGAACCAGTTTTCTGGCCCTGCATCCCCCAGCACGGAGCCGGATGGGGAGGCTGAGGGTAGCAGCCCACCCAATGGCCCTGTGGGTGAGGATACAG TGTGGGCTGGTGAGGAAGGGGCTGAGttggaagaggaggaggtagaagaggaagaggaggagtcCGGGAACCTGGatgaagaagagataaagaagatgcaATCAGATGAG GGCACAGCAGGCCTGGAGGTGACGGCCTACAAGGAGATGTCCAGCCTAGTCAATTACATCCAGCCCACCAAGTTCATCTCCTTCGAGTTCTCTGCCC AGAAGAACCGAAGTTATGTTATCTCCTCCTTCACGGAGCTCAAGGCTTACGACCTGCTCTCCAAGTCCTCCGTGCAGTTTGTGGA CTACAACAAGCGCCAAATGAGCCGCATCTACCCCAAGGGTACCCGCATGGACTCCTCCAACTACATGCCCCAGATGTTCTGGAATGCCGGTTGTCAGATGGTTGCCCTCAACTTCCAGACGATGG ACCTGCCCATGCAGCAGAACATGGCGCTTTTCGAGTTCAACGGGCAGAGTGGCTACCTCCTCAAGCATGAGTTCATGCGTCGGTCGGACAAGCAGTTCAATCCCTTCTCAGTGGACCGCATCGACGTGGTGGTAGCCACCACCCTTTCCATTACG GTGATCTCTGGGCAGTTCCTGTCAGAACGCAGCGTGCGCACCTATGTGGAAGTGGAGCTGTTTGGCCTTCCGGGGGATCCCAAGAGGCGCTATCGCACCAAGCTGTCACCCAGTACCAACTCCATCAATCCGGTCTGGAAGGAGGAGCCCTTTGTCTTTGAGAAG ATCTTGATGCCTGAGCTGGCTTCCCTCAGAGTCGCTGTGATGGAGGAAGGCAACAAGTTTCTTGGACACCGCATCATCCCCATCAGTGCCCTGAATTCTG GATACCACCATCTTTGTCTGCACAACGAGAGCAACATGCCGCTCACCATGCCTGCGCTCTTTGTCTTCCTGGAGATGAAGGACTATGTGCCTGACACCTGGGCAG ATCTCACGGTGGCCCTCGCCAATCCTATCAAGTTCTTCAGTGCCCATGATAAGAAGGCTGTGAAGCTCAAGGAAGCCATGGGAGGCCAGCCCGAG GGTCccttccctcttgggaatcacccTGCCAGCCAGGTCAACGGGGCATCGGCTCCAACAAGCAACGGGTCAGCAG CCGGGGCCAAGGCCAGGGAGGAGGCCACGAAAGAAGTTGCGG AACCGCAGACCGCCAGCCTGGAGGAGCTGCGGGAGCTGAAGGGCGTCGTGAAGCTGCAGCGACGCCAGGAGAAGGAGCTGCGGGAACTGGGGCGGCGCGGCGTGCGGCGCTGGGAGGAGCTGCTGCAGAGGGGCGCGGCGCAGCTGGCCGGGCTCGGGCCGCCGGGCGCGGGGGTCAGCGGCGGGTGCAGGGGCCGCAAGCTCGGCCCGGGCAAGGGATCCCGCAAAAAGAG GACCTTGCCAGGCGAGGACACCGCCGGGGCGGCGTCGGCCGAAGGCCCAGAGGGCGAGGACGTGCGCCTTCGAGAGATGAGGGACAGGCTGGAGCTGGAGCTACTGCAGCTGGGCGAGGAGCAATGCGAGTGTGTCCTGAAGCTCAAGGAGCAGCACGCGGCCCAG caAATGACCAAGATGATGGAGCTGGCCAGGGAGAAACAGGCTGCAGAGCGGAAGACCCTCAAGGAGACCTTGGAGAC TGACACCAAAGAGATGAAGAAGAAGCTGGAGGCCAAGAGGCTGGAGCGGATCCAGGCCATGATGAAGGTCACCACAGACAAGATGGCTCAGGAGAG GTTGAAGAGAGAGATTAACAACTCCCACATCCAGGAGGTGGTGCAGGTGATCAACCAG ATGAAGGAGAACCTGGAGAGGCACCAGGAGAAGTTGGAGGAGAAGCAAGCAGCCTG